The Clostridium septicum genome contains a region encoding:
- a CDS encoding bifunctional 2',3'-cyclic-nucleotide 2'-phosphodiesterase/3'-nucleotidase, with protein MKRKKILAMIVAVQLISTSFILGGCGSTNNNKDKTSVNLRIMATTDMHSNLMDYDYYTDSKTDKLGMVKISTLMKEAKKEVDPNNNLDDEIDNTLVVDNGDDIQGTPLADYYNMVEVTKPGEKSPIYETLEKMNYDIGNIGNHEFNYGLDYLKQLLNDTSLPTVNANVYEVDGTTNVFTPYKIIEEKVMDSAGKEETIKIGVIGFVPPQILNWDKINLDGKVVVKDIKKTAEEFIPKIRKEGADIVIALSHSGYGDGKYEEGKEDEAYELTRIDGIDAVVTGHSHDQFPNKKYEKLGNVDVEKGTMNGIPTVQPLNYAKELGIIDLKLEKDGEKWKVIDGKSEVRAVKGVENDKELVDFLKPYHETILEYINSSVGKIAKDINSYFALVADNEGMQIVTDAQKKYVEKLKENNIEEITKYKDLPILSATAPLKAGLTEGGINPEDYFNLKEGDIKIKDVSNLYKYPNMLAVVKITGADVREWLEMSAGQFNKLDKNNSEAQDLININYPGFNFDIIDGVTYEIDVTEDTKYDKEGNIVNEKANRIKNLSYNGKPIDDNQEFLVITNNYRAGGGGHFPCLKNGDKLIYLAADETRQIISDYIKENSPLPCNKDNNWKLSGDGIKAKFISNENAENYISEYKGITASDSAGEKLKNYIYDLTK; from the coding sequence ATGAAAAGAAAAAAAATACTAGCAATGATTGTAGCTGTACAATTAATTTCAACATCATTTATATTAGGGGGATGTGGATCAACAAATAATAATAAAGATAAAACTTCAGTTAATCTTCGTATAATGGCCACTACAGATATGCATTCAAATTTAATGGATTATGATTATTATACAGATTCAAAAACAGATAAATTAGGAATGGTTAAAATATCAACTTTAATGAAAGAGGCAAAGAAGGAAGTAGATCCTAATAATAATTTAGATGATGAAATAGACAATACTTTAGTTGTTGATAATGGAGATGATATACAAGGTACTCCTTTAGCAGATTATTATAATATGGTTGAAGTAACTAAGCCTGGCGAAAAAAGTCCTATATATGAGACTTTAGAGAAAATGAATTATGATATCGGAAATATAGGTAATCATGAATTTAATTATGGTTTAGATTATTTAAAACAATTATTAAATGACACTAGTTTACCTACAGTAAATGCTAATGTTTATGAAGTTGATGGAACAACAAATGTATTTACTCCATATAAAATAATTGAAGAAAAGGTAATGGATTCTGCAGGTAAAGAAGAAACTATAAAAATTGGAGTAATAGGTTTCGTTCCACCACAAATTTTAAATTGGGATAAAATAAATTTAGATGGAAAAGTAGTTGTAAAGGATATAAAGAAAACAGCAGAAGAGTTTATTCCTAAAATAAGAAAAGAAGGAGCAGATATAGTTATAGCATTATCTCATAGTGGATATGGAGATGGTAAGTACGAAGAGGGAAAAGAAGATGAGGCATATGAACTAACAAGAATAGATGGTATTGATGCTGTAGTTACAGGTCACTCACATGATCAGTTTCCAAATAAGAAATATGAAAAATTAGGAAATGTAGATGTTGAAAAAGGTACTATGAATGGAATTCCTACAGTACAGCCTTTAAATTACGCAAAAGAGCTAGGAATAATAGACCTTAAACTTGAAAAGGACGGAGAAAAGTGGAAGGTTATTGATGGAAAAAGTGAAGTGAGAGCAGTTAAAGGAGTTGAAAATGATAAAGAATTAGTAGATTTCTTAAAGCCTTATCATGAAACTATTTTAGAGTATATAAATTCTTCAGTAGGTAAAATAGCAAAAGATATTAATAGTTATTTTGCTTTAGTTGCAGATAATGAAGGTATGCAAATAGTAACTGATGCTCAAAAAAAATATGTGGAAAAACTAAAAGAAAACAATATAGAGGAAATTACAAAGTATAAAGATCTTCCTATATTATCAGCAACAGCTCCTTTAAAAGCAGGATTAACAGAGGGAGGAATAAACCCAGAGGATTATTTTAATTTAAAAGAAGGGGACATAAAAATTAAAGATGTATCAAATCTTTATAAGTATCCAAATATGTTAGCAGTTGTTAAAATAACAGGAGCTGATGTTAGAGAATGGTTAGAAATGAGTGCAGGACAATTTAATAAATTAGATAAAAATAATAGTGAGGCACAAGATTTAATAAATATTAATTATCCAGGTTTTAACTTTGATATTATAGATGGAGTAACTTATGAAATAGATGTTACTGAAGATACAAAATATGATAAGGAAGGTAATATAGTAAATGAAAAAGCAAATAGAATTAAAAACTTATCATATAATGGAAAGCCTATAGATGATAATCAAGAGTTTCTTGTAATAACTAATAACTATAGAGCTGGTGGTGGGGGACATTTCCCATGTTTAAAAAATGGAGATAAGCTTATATATTTAGCAGCTGATGAAACAAGGCAAATAATATCAGATTATATAAAAGAAAATAGTCCATTACCTTGTAATAAGGATAATAATTGGAAGTTGTCTGGAGATGGAATTAAAGCAAAATTTATATCAAATGAAAATGCTGAAAATTATATAAGTGAATATAAAGGTATAACAGCTAGTGATTCTGCAGGAGAAAAACTTAAAAATTATATATATGATTTAACAAAATAA
- a CDS encoding MATE family efflux transporter, which translates to MKKIDLTEGNVRDVIIALALPIMGSSLLQLTYNLVDMLWVGGLGSDSVASIGTSSFFIGLGHSINSLVVIGTGIKVAHSIGEKNEREVKEYLNSGLFLNLIIGIIYSTIIIVTGKKLIGFFDLNNPIVEKNGYLYLAFSAPTLLFTFFNILYIRVLSSFGNNKSALKISALGIIINIILDPILIYSFKMGVLGAAIATLLSNILMFILFNIKGKEMLTFDLSVGIRKENIIKIARLGFPMAFQRVLFTFVNIVLAKIISNFGSDAIAAQKIGLQIESIMLMVVGGLNGAVSSFVGQNYGAKRNDRVIKGYNISLLIGTIYAAVASIIFIIFPEFLVKLFVREKETIIIGSSYLRIVGLSQVFAAIEMISNGMFTGIGKPKIPAFISMIFTVLRIPMALFLIKGLGINGVWISISVSSILKGITAYLMYRYKIWRSYKNVIQY; encoded by the coding sequence ATGAAAAAAATAGATTTAACAGAAGGCAATGTAAGAGATGTAATAATAGCTCTTGCATTGCCTATTATGGGAAGTTCCTTATTACAATTAACATATAATCTAGTAGATATGCTTTGGGTTGGGGGACTTGGAAGTGATAGTGTTGCTAGTATAGGAACATCTAGTTTTTTTATAGGGCTTGGACATTCTATAAATTCATTAGTAGTAATAGGAACAGGAATTAAAGTTGCACATTCTATTGGCGAGAAAAATGAAAGAGAAGTTAAGGAATACTTAAATTCAGGATTATTTTTAAATCTTATAATTGGAATAATTTATTCTACAATTATTATAGTTACAGGGAAAAAACTTATAGGATTTTTTGATTTAAATAATCCCATAGTTGAGAAAAATGGATATTTATATTTAGCTTTTAGTGCACCAACATTACTTTTTACTTTTTTTAATATTTTATATATTAGGGTTTTAAGTAGCTTTGGAAATAATAAAAGTGCTTTAAAAATAAGTGCATTAGGAATAATTATAAATATAATTTTAGATCCTATTTTAATATATAGTTTTAAAATGGGAGTTCTAGGAGCGGCAATAGCAACTCTACTTTCAAATATTTTAATGTTTATACTTTTTAATATTAAGGGAAAAGAAATGCTAACTTTTGATTTAAGTGTAGGAATAAGAAAAGAAAATATAATTAAAATTGCAAGGCTTGGGTTTCCTATGGCATTTCAAAGAGTATTATTTACTTTTGTTAATATAGTTTTAGCAAAAATTATATCTAATTTTGGATCAGATGCAATTGCAGCACAAAAGATAGGGTTACAAATAGAATCTATAATGCTTATGGTAGTAGGAGGATTAAATGGTGCAGTCTCTAGCTTTGTTGGGCAAAATTATGGAGCAAAAAGAAATGATAGAGTAATAAAAGGTTATAATATTTCACTTTTAATTGGAACAATATATGCAGCAGTAGCATCCATTATATTTATAATATTCCCTGAATTTTTAGTTAAACTATTTGTAAGAGAAAAAGAAACTATAATAATTGGATCTAGCTACTTAAGAATAGTGGGATTGTCTCAAGTTTTTGCAGCAATAGAAATGATATCTAATGGAATGTTTACTGGAATTGGAAAGCCTAAGATTCCAGCTTTTATTAGCATGATATTTACTGTTTTAAGAATTCCTATGGCTTTGTTTTTAATTAAAGGTTTAGGAATTAACGGAGTTTGGATTAGTATATCAGTATCAAGTATTTTAAAGGGGATAACAGCTTATTTAATGTATAGATATAAGATATGGAGGAGTTATAAAAATGTTATACAGTATTAA
- a CDS encoding polysaccharide lyase 8 family protein: protein MKRSKETIKVIIITTLVTSIGFATTLETTIKADIKNDSTCIELNTNNENSIINTLRLKWKEDLTVGSKMDVKNSAIAKKISWYEKQTDNCLKSMNENPDNDWLWENLKEYKDKPSQITSMFNNILSMATSYNLPNNKYYKNKELKNKIIFALEWINKNAYNENIEQYGNWWDWVIGIPARLNNTTILMYDDLSQDQIKRYMDAIQKFLPIIDPGSKYHTGANLADVCINKLLQGVISKDPSKIKEASEDIEGVFEYVTNGDGFYADGSYVQHGIVAYTGSYGNVLIDKISNIMFLLEGTPWSVKSQSKNNVYKWIFESFDPIIYKGYVMDMVRGRSISRYNGNGYMQASGIIEGMIKLSMISDEDTSKKVQALVKEWANEAEEIIDFGTRFKSINVINKFYQFMKDDSIVATKQEAKHNALNMMDKTIHEREDYALSISRSSSRISKYEFMNKENLKPWFQGDGMTYLHNDDLTQFSDDFWPTIDPYRMPGTTIDKRLRKDKEILPGIDPGSSDQDEVYYELGNSNWSGGSKLGIYGISGMKIDNKYDSLTANKSWFMFDDEIVALGSDITNPEEYDNETIIENRKIKKDGSNRFIVDGEEKIKTLGDSDKVENAKWAYLEGNVSNSNIGYYFPDGADINILRDNREGNWFNINSSKAEADKVVTNNYLTMYINHGSKIKNEKYSYVLLPNKSVEEVKSYSEKSNIEILRNDEIAQGVKHLGLKMEGANFFVDGENTSGSITSTGNSSIMVKENNDKTLTIAVSDPTFQENNISVQINRKGAEVVSSDNEIANINLNNNKISFDVNTTDAKGKTFELVVKLVEDGSEEKQQIKNQAPVINGEDVNLTVGEKWNKDLHKIVVIDKEDGDLTEKVRIKENNIKLNNDSIVTESGEYNVVFEVEDKDGDKTEKTFKVNVKDRNQAPVINGEDVNLTVGEKWNKNLHKIVVIDKEDGDLTEKVRIKENNIKLNNDSIVTESGEYNVVFEVEDKDGVKTEKTFKVNVKDRNQAPVINGEDVNLTVGEKWNKDLHKIVVIDKEDGDLTEKVRIKENNIKLNNDSIVTESGEYNVVFEVEDKDGDKTEKTFKVNVKDRNQAPVINGEDVNLTVGEKWNKNLHKIVATDKEDGDLTEKVRIKENNIKLNNDSIVTESGEYNVVFEVEDKDGVKTEKTFKVNVKDRNQAPVINGEDVNLTVGDKWNKNLHKIVVIDKEDGDLTEKVRIKENNIKLNNDSIVTESGEYNVVFEVEDKDGDKTEKTFKVNVENKSSNSNKNNIGNLPKTGTGVGATGLLAVAVSLLGVGATLFKKKK from the coding sequence ATGAAAAGAAGCAAGGAAACTATAAAAGTAATTATTATAACTACACTAGTTACAAGCATAGGTTTCGCTACTACTTTAGAAACAACTATTAAAGCTGATATAAAAAATGATAGTACATGTATAGAATTAAATACAAATAATGAGAATTCTATAATAAATACTCTTAGATTAAAGTGGAAAGAAGATTTAACTGTTGGATCAAAAATGGATGTCAAAAACTCTGCAATAGCTAAAAAAATTTCATGGTATGAAAAACAAACAGATAATTGTTTAAAGAGTATGAATGAGAATCCAGATAATGATTGGTTGTGGGAAAACCTTAAGGAGTATAAAGATAAACCATCACAAATAACCTCTATGTTTAATAATATATTATCAATGGCAACATCATATAATTTACCTAATAATAAGTACTATAAAAATAAAGAATTAAAAAATAAAATAATTTTTGCTTTAGAATGGATAAATAAAAATGCTTATAATGAAAATATAGAACAATATGGTAACTGGTGGGATTGGGTAATTGGAATACCTGCTAGATTAAATAATACAACAATTTTAATGTATGATGATTTATCACAGGATCAAATAAAAAGATATATGGATGCTATACAAAAGTTTTTACCAATTATAGATCCAGGAAGTAAATATCATACAGGGGCAAATTTAGCAGATGTATGTATAAATAAGCTATTACAAGGTGTAATTTCTAAGGATCCAAGCAAGATAAAAGAAGCTTCAGAAGATATAGAAGGTGTATTTGAATATGTCACAAATGGCGATGGATTTTATGCAGATGGTTCATATGTACAACATGGGATTGTAGCTTATACAGGATCTTATGGGAATGTATTAATAGACAAGATATCAAATATAATGTTTTTATTAGAAGGAACTCCATGGTCAGTTAAATCACAAAGCAAAAATAATGTATATAAGTGGATTTTTGAAAGTTTTGATCCAATTATATATAAAGGATATGTTATGGATATGGTTAGAGGAAGATCCATTTCAAGATATAATGGAAATGGATATATGCAGGCATCAGGTATAATAGAAGGAATGATAAAACTTTCAATGATATCAGATGAAGATACATCAAAAAAAGTCCAAGCTTTAGTTAAGGAATGGGCAAATGAAGCAGAAGAAATAATAGATTTTGGTACAAGGTTTAAATCGATAAATGTAATAAATAAATTTTATCAATTTATGAAAGATGATAGTATTGTGGCAACCAAACAAGAAGCAAAACATAATGCTTTAAATATGATGGATAAGACTATTCATGAAAGAGAAGATTATGCATTATCAATTTCAAGAAGTTCAAGTAGAATAAGTAAATATGAGTTTATGAATAAAGAGAATTTAAAGCCTTGGTTCCAAGGAGATGGAATGACATACTTACATAATGATGATTTAACTCAATTTTCTGATGATTTTTGGCCTACAATAGACCCTTATAGAATGCCAGGAACAACCATTGATAAAAGGCTAAGAAAAGATAAAGAAATTTTACCAGGAATAGATCCTGGATCAAGTGATCAAGATGAAGTTTATTATGAACTTGGAAATAGTAATTGGTCAGGTGGATCTAAATTAGGTATTTATGGAATTTCAGGTATGAAAATAGATAATAAGTATGATTCATTAACTGCAAATAAGTCATGGTTTATGTTTGATGATGAAATAGTTGCATTAGGTTCAGATATAACAAATCCTGAAGAATACGATAATGAAACTATAATTGAAAATAGAAAAATAAAAAAAGATGGAAGTAACAGATTTATAGTGGATGGAGAAGAAAAGATAAAAACTTTAGGTGATAGTGATAAAGTAGAAAATGCTAAATGGGCTTATTTGGAGGGAAATGTTAGTAATTCTAACATAGGTTATTATTTCCCAGATGGAGCAGATATAAATATATTAAGAGATAATAGGGAAGGAAATTGGTTTAACATTAATTCATCTAAAGCTGAGGCTGATAAAGTTGTTACAAATAATTATTTAACTATGTATATAAATCATGGTTCTAAAATAAAAAATGAAAAATATAGCTATGTTTTATTACCCAATAAATCAGTAGAAGAAGTTAAGTCCTATTCAGAAAAATCTAATATTGAAATTCTTAGGAATGATGAAATAGCACAAGGGGTTAAACATTTAGGACTAAAGATGGAGGGTGCAAACTTTTTTGTAGATGGAGAAAATACATCAGGTTCTATAACATCTACAGGGAATTCATCAATAATGGTAAAAGAAAATAATGATAAAACATTAACTATAGCGGTTTCAGATCCAACTTTTCAGGAAAATAATATATCAGTTCAAATAAATAGAAAAGGTGCAGAAGTTGTTTCGTCAGATAATGAAATAGCTAATATTAACTTAAATAATAATAAAATTTCATTTGATGTAAATACAACAGATGCTAAAGGAAAAACATTTGAACTAGTTGTTAAACTTGTAGAGGATGGAAGCGAGGAAAAACAACAAATAAAAAACCAAGCACCTGTCATTAATGGAGAAGATGTAAACTTAACTGTAGGAGAGAAATGGAATAAAGATCTTCATAAAATAGTTGTAATCGATAAAGAAGATGGAGATTTAACAGAAAAAGTTAGGATAAAAGAGAATAACATTAAATTAAATAATGATTCAATAGTTACAGAATCAGGAGAATATAACGTAGTATTTGAAGTGGAAGATAAAGACGGAGATAAAACAGAAAAGACATTTAAAGTTAATGTTAAAGATAGAAACCAAGCACCTGTCATTAATGGAGAAGATGTAAATTTAACTGTAGGAGAGAAATGGAATAAAAATCTTCATAAAATAGTTGTAATCGATAAAGAAGATGGGGATTTAACAGAAAAAGTTAGGATAAAAGAGAATAACATTAAATTAAATAATGATTCAATAGTTACAGAATCAGGAGAATATAACGTAGTATTTGAAGTGGAAGATAAAGACGGAGTTAAAACAGAAAAGACATTTAAAGTTAATGTTAAAGATAGAAACCAAGCACCTGTAATTAATGGAGAAGATGTAAACTTAACTGTAGGAGAGAAATGGAATAAAGATCTTCATAAAATAGTTGTAATCGATAAAGAAGATGGAGATTTAACAGAAAAAGTTAGGATAAAAGAGAATAACATTAAATTAAATAATGATTCAATAGTTACAGAATCAGGAGAATATAACGTAGTATTTGAAGTGGAAGATAAAGACGGAGATAAAACAGAAAAGACATTTAAAGTTAATGTTAAAGATAGAAACCAAGCACCTGTCATTAATGGAGAAGATGTAAATTTAACTGTAGGAGAGAAATGGAATAAAAATCTTCATAAAATAGTTGCAACTGATAAAGAAGATGGGGATTTAACAGAAAAAGTTAGGATAAAAGAGAATAACATTAAATTAAATAATGATTCAATAGTTACAGAATCAGGAGAATATAACGTAGTATTTGAAGTGGAAGATAAAGATGGAGTTAAAACAGAAAAGACATTTAAAGTTAATGTTAAAGATAGAAACCAAGCACCTGTAATTAATGGAGAAGATGTAAATTTAACTGTAGGAGATAAATGGAATAAAAATCTTCATAAAATAGTTGTAATCGATAAAGAAGATGGGGATTTAACAGAAAAAGTTAGGATAAAAGAGAATAACATTAAATTAAATAATGATTCAATAGTTACAGAATCAGGAGAATATAATGTAGTATTTGAAGTGGAAGATAAAGACGGAGATAAAACAGAAAAGACATTTAAAGTTAATGTTGAAAATAAAAGTTCTAATAGTAATAAAAATAATATAGGAAACTTACCTAAGACAGGAACTGGTGTAGGGGCAACAGGATTATTAGCAGTAGCAGTTTCTTTACTGGGAGTTGGAGCTACACTATTCAAAAAGAAAAAGTAA
- the gshAB gene encoding bifunctional glutamate--cysteine ligase GshA/glutathione synthetase GshB has product MLYSIKDKLSKKDLLNGGYGIERESLRVDKNGKLSIKPHSKNFHGKISNPYITTDFSESQVELITPVLNSLEEVYNFCSSLFDIVDLEIKDEYLWPQSMPCDIPENHNIPIAEFCRCKEEGRKAREYREKLFEKYGGKKQLISGIHYNFSYNENLIKKLYHGSSKERCYKDFRDEVYLKVARNYLRYRWLLIYLLGGAAIIHGSYEGECIKKLQKIADDTFSNEGALSYRNSDCGYGNKIDLFPSYKTVEDYVKSIKGYVNEGIIDSHKELYSQIRLKAKDNNNFLDSLIEDGINYLEIRSIDINPFDKVGITLEDLKFVNLFTLFLLNEEEDRYEKWQEEALYNQKIIASYGQKNIFLKRNGEKIEKDTWAMVLLNKISKINEDFNLNSDDIIESQIEKVKNPKKTYANRITEMAKEEGYINTNLKLARKYKEESFNNRYKLIGFSDLELSTQILLKAAIKRGLKIEIIDKNDNFISLQKGEHIEYIKQATKTSIDNYITVLIMENKTVTKNILHKSQLKVPLGKEFYSLNEGINSIYEFVNKEVVIKPKSTNFGLGISIFTKGAKKEDLIKALEFAFKYDNTVIIEEFIKGKEYRFLVIGDKVEGILHRVPANVLGDGKHTIRELVEEKNKDSLRGKGYKTPLEKIVLDDVAKLFLNQRNIDFDYIPKYNEIVYLRENSNISTGGDSIDYTDEIPNIFKDIAVKAAKAVNAKICGVDMIIEDYKDENSNYAIIELNFNPAIHIHSFPYKGKERNIGDKILDLLGFQYKNEC; this is encoded by the coding sequence ATGTTATACAGTATTAAGGATAAGTTAAGCAAAAAGGATTTATTAAATGGAGGATATGGAATAGAAAGGGAGTCTTTAAGAGTTGATAAGAATGGAAAATTATCAATAAAACCTCATTCAAAAAATTTTCATGGAAAAATATCAAATCCTTATATAACAACAGATTTTTCAGAAAGTCAAGTGGAATTAATAACTCCTGTACTTAATAGTTTAGAAGAAGTTTATAATTTTTGTAGTTCACTTTTTGACATTGTTGATTTAGAAATTAAAGATGAATACTTATGGCCCCAATCAATGCCTTGTGATATTCCAGAAAATCATAATATACCGATAGCTGAATTTTGTAGATGTAAAGAAGAAGGAAGAAAAGCTAGAGAGTATAGAGAAAAATTATTTGAGAAATATGGTGGAAAAAAACAATTAATTTCAGGAATTCATTATAATTTTTCTTATAATGAAAATTTAATAAAAAAGTTATATCATGGAAGTAGTAAAGAAAGATGTTATAAGGATTTTAGAGATGAAGTATATTTAAAAGTAGCTAGAAATTACTTAAGATATAGATGGCTTTTAATTTACCTTTTAGGTGGAGCTGCAATAATTCATGGAAGCTATGAAGGTGAATGTATTAAAAAATTACAAAAGATAGCAGATGATACATTTAGTAATGAGGGAGCTTTATCATATAGAAATAGTGATTGTGGTTATGGTAATAAAATAGACTTATTTCCAAGTTATAAAACTGTAGAAGATTATGTTAAAAGTATTAAAGGATATGTAAATGAAGGTATAATAGATAGCCATAAGGAGCTTTATAGCCAAATTAGATTAAAAGCTAAAGATAATAATAATTTTTTAGATTCTTTAATTGAAGATGGAATAAATTACTTAGAAATTAGAAGTATTGATATTAACCCTTTTGATAAAGTTGGAATAACTTTAGAGGATTTAAAGTTTGTTAATTTATTTACTTTATTTCTTCTAAATGAAGAAGAAGATAGATATGAAAAATGGCAAGAAGAAGCTCTATATAATCAAAAAATAATAGCAAGTTATGGTCAAAAAAATATATTTCTTAAGAGGAATGGAGAAAAAATCGAAAAAGATACTTGGGCAATGGTATTACTTAATAAGATATCTAAAATTAATGAGGATTTTAATTTAAATAGTGATGATATAATAGAAAGCCAAATAGAAAAAGTTAAAAATCCTAAAAAAACATATGCAAACAGAATTACTGAAATGGCAAAAGAGGAGGGCTATATTAATACTAATTTAAAGTTAGCTAGAAAATATAAAGAAGAGTCTTTTAACAATAGATATAAATTGATAGGATTTTCTGATTTAGAATTATCAACTCAAATACTATTAAAAGCTGCCATTAAAAGAGGATTAAAGATAGAAATAATAGATAAAAATGATAATTTTATTTCGTTGCAAAAAGGTGAACATATAGAGTACATAAAACAAGCAACTAAGACTTCTATAGATAATTATATAACTGTTTTAATTATGGAAAACAAAACAGTAACTAAGAATATATTACATAAAAGCCAATTGAAAGTTCCTTTAGGAAAAGAATTTTATTCTTTAAATGAAGGGATAAATAGTATTTATGAATTTGTAAATAAGGAAGTAGTTATTAAGCCAAAATCAACTAACTTTGGATTAGGGATAAGTATATTTACTAAAGGGGCTAAAAAGGAAGATTTAATAAAAGCCTTAGAGTTTGCCTTTAAATACGATAATACTGTTATTATAGAAGAATTTATTAAAGGAAAGGAATATAGATTTTTAGTTATTGGAGATAAAGTAGAGGGAATCCTTCATAGAGTTCCAGCAAATGTTTTAGGAGATGGAAAACATACTATAAGGGAATTAGTAGAAGAAAAAAATAAGGATTCTTTAAGGGGAAAAGGATATAAGACTCCTTTAGAAAAAATAGTTTTAGATGATGTAGCAAAGCTTTTCCTAAATCAAAGAAACATAGACTTTGATTATATTCCAAAATATAATGAAATAGTATATCTTAGAGAAAATTCAAATATAAGCACTGGTGGAGATAGTATAGATTACACAGATGAAATTCCAAATATTTTTAAAGATATTGCAGTAAAAGCAGCTAAAGCAGTTAATGCTAAAATATGTGGAGTAGATATGATAATAGAGGATTATAAAGATGAAAATTCAAATTATGCAATAATAGAATTAAATTTTAATCCAGCAATACATATACATTCTTTTCCTTATAAAGGAAAAGAAAGAAATATAGGTGATAAAATATTAGATTTATTAGGCTTTCAATATAAAAATGAGTGTTAG